From the Musa acuminata AAA Group cultivar baxijiao chromosome BXJ3-7, Cavendish_Baxijiao_AAA, whole genome shotgun sequence genome, one window contains:
- the LOC135643746 gene encoding uncharacterized protein LOC135643746, whose translation MDLSHLPRSLSKLAKRFRSKEKSSSSPDPSSPVKEGKRGREEEGETSGWRRAKSKGGRDEDEVSNVDDRSSAKIRPSPSKKKGATRGSDGEKPERAAAGEGQEKRTSSGRKTEMVHSPSPAPEVTPTKTETSGSARKELEMAREGEEEKGAKSKGDDESIMSLPSEKPIPPNEDILAGKKLSPTTPVTSGAEVSQRQGEGGVDMNGGENAATRPSRSPLSSSTSGPGGSNNKESKSIGVKDEEGGHEGGEKKLGMMSSPPSESDKEEIERMREEQEQGDKRSYSELAPTTMISSSPLPTIGNEEMRARSGVEVSERQGGGEDMNGGRSAVITSSPSPSLVSTSVQGGSNNELERIRTGDERARHESGEQMMETTLAKRDILESDKKEKERTREEQEQRGERSYSEDLSSTTTISSSPMTTVANEEMRARSGVEVSERQGGGEDMNDGRSAVTTSSPSPSLVSTSVQGGSNNELERIRTGDERARHESGEQMMETTLTKREILESDKKEERTREEQEQRGERSYSEDLSSTTTISSSPMTTVANEEMRARSGVEVSEGQGGGEDMNDGRSAVTTSSPSPSLVSTSVQGGSNNELERIRTGDERARHESGEQMMETTLAKREILESDKEEEEERTREEQEKGGGTNYSEELSPTTTISSSPLPTVANEEMRARSGVEVSERQGGEGEAMYGVRSTEITSPLSPSLLSTSVSVGGNYKEPKSIQTREEQGEDESEEKNVGMTSSHPMTETTSTKTEILETAEEDSKGTREEQGQRSKRSHPIKDSPTSSSWSMPMSVNGKTELGDQKWSPTTRPTIANEDVTATEPKRSHESFVGGGNDEEPESINARGGQGEYMNGKKKMEMVPIPSPILETTPSKRKVSGNEEIESTMEGQVEGDETSNQERRDDDRNVPSTSFMFESVKEETRVEKPKRKEEERQRGAYNGWKAGLAFGIIAVVGTITWIGSTLFLKRRQSNVQSQRPRQP comes from the coding sequence ATGGACCTGAGCCACTTACCACGATCTCTCTCTAAACTTGCAAAGCGGTTTCGGTCGAAGGAGAAGTCGTCGTCCTCGCCGGATCCTTCTTCTCCTGTGAAGGAAGGGAAAcgagggagagaagaagaaggtgaAACGAGTGGTTGGAGGAGAGCGAAGAGCAAAGGAGGAAGAGATGAAGACGAAGTGAGTAATGTTGATGATCGGAGCAGTGCAAAGATAAGGCCATCTCCTTCAAAGAAAAAAGGTGCGACAAGAGGAAGTGATGGAGAGAAGCCTGAAAGAGCGGCGGCGGGAGAAGGGCAAGAAAAGCGCACGAGTAGTGGGCGGAAGACGGAGATGGTACACTCTCCTTCGCCGGCGCCGGAGGTGACACCCACCAAAACTGAAACTTCGGGGAGTGCTAGGAAGGAGCTTGAGATGGcgagggaaggagaagaagaaaagggtgCAAAGAGTAAGGGGGACGACGAGAGTATAATGTCCTTACCTTCCGAGAAGCCAATCCCTCCAAATGAAGATATTCTGGCGGGAAAAAAGTTGTCACCTACGACACCTGTGACAAGTGGTGCGGAGGTGTCTCAGAGACAAGGAGAAGGAGGAGTAGACATGAATGGTGGAGAGAACGCTGCAACCAGACCATCTCGTTCACCATTGTCATCGTCGACAAGCGGTCCAGGAGGAAGCAACAACAAGGAGTCCAAAAGTATCGGGGTCAAAGATGAGGAGGGAGGACATGAGGGTGGGGAGAAAAAGCTAGGGATGATGTCCTCTCCTCCTTCGGAGAGCGACAAGGAAGAGATTGAAAGGATGAGGGAAGAACAAGAACAAGGAGACAAGAGGAGCTATTCAGAGTTGGCACCTAcgacaatgatctcttcttccccATTGCCAACCATAGGAAATGAAGAGATGAGAGCAAGGAGTGGTGTAGAGGTGTCTGAGagacaaggaggaggagaagacatGAATGGTGGAAGGAGTGCAGTAATCACGTCCTCTCCTTCACCATCTTTAGTATCAACAAGTGTTCAAGGAGGAAGCAATAATGAGTTAGAAAGAATTAGGACAGGAGATGAGCGAGCAAGACATGAGAGTGGAGAGCAGATGATGGAGACGACATTGGCCAAAAGGGATATTTTGGAGAGTGACaagaaagagaaggagaggacGAGGGAAGAGCAAGAACAACGAGGTGAGAGGAGCTATTCAGAGGACTTGTCATCTACCACAACGATCTCTTCTTCCCCAATGACAACCGTAGCAAATGAAGAGATGAGAGCAAGGAGTGGCGTAGAGGTGTCTGAGagacaaggaggaggagaagatatgAATGATGGAAGGAGTGCAGTAACCACGTCCTCTCCTTCACCATCTTTAGTATCAACAAGTGTTCAAGGAGGAAGCAATAATGAATTAGAAAGAATTAGGACAGGAGATGAGCGAGCAAGACATGAGAGTGGAGAGCAGATGATGGAGACGACATTGACCAAAAGGGAGATTTTGGAGAGTGACAAGAAAGAGGAGAGGACGAGGGAAGAGCAAGAACAACGAGGTGAGAGGAGCTATTCAGAGGACTTGTCATCTACCACAACGATCTCTTCTTCCCCAATGACAACCGTAGCAAATGAAGAGATGAGAGCAAGGAGTGGCGTAGAGGTGTCTGAGggacaaggaggaggagaagatatgAATGATGGAAGGAGTGCAGTAACCACGTCCTCTCCTTCACCATCTTTAGTATCAACAAGTGTTCAAGGAGGAAGCAATAATGAGTTAGAAAGAATTAGGACAGGAGATGAGCGAGCAAGACATGAGAGTGGAGAGCAGATGATGGAGACGACATTGGCCAAAAGGGAGATTTTGGAGAgtgacaaggaggaggaggaggagaggacgagggaagaacaagaaaaaggaggcGGGACGAACTATTCAGAGGAGTTGTCACCTACCACAACGATCTCTTCTTCCCCATTGCCAACCGTAGCAAATGAAGAGATGAGAGCAAGGAGTGGTGTAGAGGTGTCTGAGAgacaaggaggagaaggagaagcaaTGTATGGCGTAAGGAGTACAGAAATCACATCCCCTCTTTCACCATCATTACTGTCGACAAGTGTTTCAGTAGGAGGAAACTAcaaggagcctaaaagtatccagACAAGAGAAGAGCAAGGAGAAGATGAGAGTGAAGAGAAAAATGTGGGGATGACATCCTCTCATCCGATGACGGAGACAACATCGACCAAAACAGAGATTTTGGAGACCGCTGAGGAGGATAGCAAGGGGACGAGGGAAGAACAAGGACAAAGAAGTAAGAGAAGCCATCCAATAAAAGATAGTCCGACGTCCTCGTCATGGTCGATGCCAATGTCAGTAAATGGAAAGACCGAGTTAGGAGATCAGAAGTGGTCACCTACGACAAGACCAACCATAGCAAATGAAGACGTGACAGCAACGGAGCCCAAGAGAAGTCATGAAAGCTTCGTAGGAGGAGGAAACGATGAGGAGCCTGAGAGTATCAATGCAAGAGGAGGACAAGGAGAATATATGAATGGTAAGAAAAAAATGGAGATGGTACCCATTCCTTCTCCAATCTTAGAGACAACACCATCAAAAAGGAAGGTATCTGGAAATGAAGAGATCGAGAGCACGATGGAAGGACAAGTAGAAGGAGATGAAACAAGCAATCAAGAAAGAAGAGACGATGACAGAAATGTACCCTCTACTTCTTTCATGTTTGAATCGGTGAAAGAAGAGACTCGAGTGGAGAAGCcgaagagaaaggaagaggaaAGACAAAGAGGGGCATATAATGGATGGAAGGCAGGGCTTGCATTTGGGATCATAGCAGTGGTGGGTACAATAACATGGATAGGATCGACGCTGTTCCTGAAGCGGCGACAGAGTAATGTTCAAAGTCAGAGACCAAGACAACCGTGA